The Klebsiella sp. RHBSTW-00484 genome includes a window with the following:
- a CDS encoding glycoside hydrolase family 127 protein encodes MSVMEVNLHKLKINDPFLGQYQQLVRDVVIPYQWDALNDRIEEADPSHAIENFRIAAGQQAGEFYGMVFQDSDVAKWLEAVAWSLCQKPDAELEKTADEVIELVAAAQCEDGYLNTYFTVKAPEERWTNLAECHELYCAGHMIEAGVAFFQATGKRRLLEVVCRLADHIDSVFGPGENQLHGYPGHPEIELALMRLYDVTQEPRYLALVNYFVEERGTQPHFYDIEYEKRGQTSYWNTYGPAWMVKDKPYSQAHQPIAEQPVAIGHAVRFVYLMTGVAHLARLSQDEGKRQDCLRLWNNMAQRQLYITGGIGSQSSGEAFSSDYDLPNDTVYAESCASIGLMMFARRMLEMEADSQYADVMERALYNTVLGGMALDGKHFFYVNPLEVHPKSLKFNHIYDHVKPVRQRWFGCACCPPNIARVLTSLGHYIYTPHDDALYINLYVGNSAEIPVGDETLRLRISGNYPWQEQVKIAIDSSTPINHTLALRLPDWCDKPQVTLNGVAVAQDVRKGYLHISHRWQEGDTLVLTLPMPVRRIYGNPLVRHQAGQVAVQRGPLVYCLEQADNGEQLHNLQLPRDAQFSAFEGKGIFAHKTLLQAPGYKQTAENAENQALWNYDRAPSTRQQQTLTFIPWFSWANRGEGEMRIWVKEAGE; translated from the coding sequence ATGTCTGTTATGGAAGTCAATCTGCACAAACTGAAAATTAACGACCCGTTCCTCGGCCAGTACCAGCAACTGGTGCGCGATGTCGTCATCCCCTACCAGTGGGATGCGCTTAATGACCGCATCGAGGAGGCGGATCCAAGCCATGCAATAGAAAACTTCCGCATCGCCGCCGGACAACAGGCGGGCGAATTCTACGGCATGGTCTTTCAGGATAGCGACGTAGCAAAATGGCTGGAAGCCGTGGCCTGGTCGCTGTGCCAGAAACCGGACGCCGAGCTGGAAAAGACCGCAGATGAGGTCATTGAACTGGTGGCCGCCGCCCAGTGCGAAGACGGCTACCTGAATACCTACTTCACGGTTAAAGCACCAGAGGAACGCTGGACCAACCTCGCCGAATGCCACGAACTGTACTGCGCCGGGCATATGATTGAAGCGGGCGTCGCCTTCTTCCAGGCCACCGGCAAGCGCCGCCTACTGGAGGTGGTCTGTCGCCTGGCTGACCATATCGATAGCGTATTCGGTCCTGGTGAAAACCAGTTGCACGGTTACCCTGGTCACCCGGAAATCGAGCTGGCGTTAATGCGCCTGTACGATGTGACCCAGGAGCCGCGCTATTTGGCGTTGGTGAACTACTTCGTTGAGGAGCGCGGAACCCAGCCGCATTTCTACGATATCGAATATGAAAAACGCGGCCAAACATCCTACTGGAACACCTACGGTCCGGCGTGGATGGTCAAAGACAAACCCTACAGCCAGGCACACCAGCCAATTGCCGAACAGCCGGTCGCCATCGGCCACGCGGTGCGCTTTGTCTACCTGATGACCGGCGTCGCCCATCTTGCCCGCTTAAGCCAGGACGAAGGCAAGCGCCAGGACTGCCTGCGTTTGTGGAACAATATGGCCCAGCGCCAGCTGTATATTACCGGAGGCATCGGTTCGCAGAGCAGCGGGGAGGCCTTCAGCAGCGACTACGATTTGCCAAACGACACGGTATACGCCGAAAGCTGCGCCTCCATCGGCCTGATGATGTTTGCCCGCCGAATGCTGGAAATGGAAGCCGACAGCCAGTACGCCGACGTGATGGAGCGGGCGCTGTATAACACCGTGCTGGGCGGAATGGCGCTGGACGGCAAACACTTCTTCTACGTTAACCCGCTGGAAGTGCATCCAAAGTCATTAAAATTCAACCATATTTACGACCACGTGAAGCCCGTTCGCCAGCGCTGGTTCGGCTGTGCCTGCTGCCCGCCGAACATCGCCCGCGTGCTGACCTCGCTGGGCCACTACATCTACACGCCGCATGACGACGCGCTGTACATCAACCTGTATGTCGGCAACAGCGCCGAGATCCCGGTTGGCGATGAAACATTGCGTCTGCGCATCAGCGGCAACTATCCGTGGCAGGAGCAGGTGAAAATCGCCATCGATTCATCCACCCCGATCAATCACACCCTGGCACTGCGTCTGCCGGACTGGTGCGATAAGCCGCAGGTGACGCTTAACGGCGTGGCGGTAGCACAGGATGTACGTAAAGGCTATCTGCACATTAGCCATCGCTGGCAGGAAGGCGACACGCTGGTGTTAACGCTGCCGATGCCGGTGCGGCGTATTTACGGTAATCCGCTGGTGCGCCATCAGGCAGGCCAAGTCGCCGTCCAGCGCGGTCCGCTGGTTTACTGCCTTGAGCAGGCGGATAACGGCGAGCAGTTGCATAACCTGCAACTGCCGCGCGATGCGCAGTTCAGCGCGTTTGAAGGCAAAGGGATTTTTGCTCACAAGACGCTCCTCCAGGCTCCGGGGTATAAGCAAACGGCGGAAAATGCCGAAAACCAGGCGCTGTGGAATTACGACCGCGCCCCGTCCACCCGTCAGCAACAGACTCTGACCTTTATCCCGTGGTTTAGCTGGGCCAACCGCGGCGAAGGCGAAATGCGCATCTGGGTGAAAGAAGCGGGCGAATAA
- the lldD gene encoding FMN-dependent L-lactate dehydrogenase LldD — MIISAASDYRAAAQRILPPFLFHYIDGGAYAEHTLRRNVEDLSDVALRQRILKNMSDLSLETTLFNEKLSMPTALAPVGLCGMYARRGEVQAAGAADEKGIPFTLSTVSVCPIEEVAPTIKRPMWFQLYVLRDRGFMRNALERAKAAGCSTLVFTVDMPTPGARYRDAHSGMSGPNAAMRRYWQAMTHPQWAWDVGLNGRPHDLGNISAYLGKPTGLEDYIGWLANNFDPSISWKDLEWIREFWDGPMVIKGILDPEDARDAVRFGADGIVVSNHGGRQLDGVLSSARALPAIADAVKGDITILADSGIRNGLDVVRMIALGADSVLLGRAYLYALATHGKQGVANLLNLIEKEMKVAMTLTGAKTIGEISRDSLVQNADAPRTFDVIKAGNAA; from the coding sequence ATGATTATTTCCGCCGCCAGCGACTATCGCGCCGCCGCACAGCGTATCCTGCCACCGTTTCTTTTCCACTACATCGACGGCGGCGCTTACGCCGAGCACACCCTGCGCCGCAACGTTGAAGACTTGTCCGATGTGGCCCTGCGCCAGCGGATACTGAAGAACATGTCGGATCTGAGTCTGGAAACCACGCTGTTTAACGAAAAGCTTTCAATGCCAACGGCGCTGGCCCCTGTCGGCCTGTGCGGAATGTACGCACGCCGTGGTGAAGTGCAGGCAGCAGGTGCGGCGGATGAGAAAGGCATTCCCTTTACGCTCTCCACCGTTTCCGTTTGCCCGATTGAGGAAGTCGCCCCGACCATCAAGCGCCCAATGTGGTTCCAGCTCTACGTCCTGCGCGATCGCGGTTTTATGCGCAACGCGCTGGAGCGCGCCAAAGCGGCGGGCTGTTCAACGCTGGTCTTTACCGTCGATATGCCGACACCCGGCGCGCGCTATCGCGATGCGCACTCCGGAATGAGCGGCCCGAACGCGGCGATGCGTCGCTACTGGCAGGCGATGACCCATCCGCAGTGGGCGTGGGACGTTGGTTTAAACGGCCGCCCGCACGATTTAGGCAATATCTCCGCCTACCTCGGCAAACCAACTGGCCTTGAAGATTACATTGGCTGGCTGGCGAATAACTTCGATCCGTCGATTTCCTGGAAAGACCTCGAGTGGATCCGCGAATTCTGGGACGGCCCGATGGTGATCAAAGGGATCCTCGATCCAGAAGATGCGCGCGACGCAGTGCGCTTTGGTGCCGACGGGATTGTGGTCTCGAACCACGGTGGCCGCCAGCTTGATGGCGTGCTCTCCTCCGCCCGCGCCCTGCCCGCGATCGCTGATGCGGTGAAAGGCGATATCACCATTCTCGCCGACAGCGGTATTCGCAACGGCCTCGATGTCGTGCGCATGATTGCGCTAGGTGCGGATAGCGTGCTGCTGGGACGTGCCTATCTGTATGCGCTGGCGACCCACGGTAAGCAAGGGGTGGCAAATCTGCTGAACCTGATTGAGAAAGAGATGAAGGTGGCGATGACCCTGACCGGCGCGAAAACTATCGGTGAAATCAGCCGCGATTCTCTGGTGCAAAACGCCGATGCGCCGCGGACATTTGATGTGATCAAGGCGGGTAACGCGGCGTAA
- a CDS encoding MFS transporter yields MTSAPITTSDLAQRAQDDKLSLREKIGYGLGDAGGTVITCLIMNFLTFFYTDVFGLTPALVGTMFLALRVFDAISDPIMGVLADRTQSRWGRFRPWQLWIAVPIGVIGVLTFTVPDASMGVKIAWAFGTYLLLSVSYTAINVPYCALINTMTTRHSEVISCQSWRFVLCGVAGFLVSVGLPWLVTALGQGNTAQGYQYGVGVLCAIAVVMFLCCFFWVRERVSLDMMGKFTLREHIAGLRKNDQLLLMLVMSFLLINVFNIRGGGYMYFITYVLEGSTGYTSLFFTMVTFASIGGSVIINLLSRRFDTVKLYYYTNLVLAALAVAMWFLPTGPAYQTLWLMVILGNGIILGFTLPLHFSLMAFSDDYGEWKTGVRSSGMNFAFNLFFIKLAWASSAGIISLIFIYVAYQPGAGNQTALSLAGISSMETLLPALFHLLLAFSIRACKLNNPMMARIATDLRTRHVQS; encoded by the coding sequence ATGACTTCGGCTCCGATTACGACAAGCGATTTGGCACAGCGTGCCCAGGACGACAAATTATCCCTCCGTGAAAAAATAGGTTACGGGTTAGGCGATGCAGGCGGGACGGTCATTACCTGCCTGATCATGAACTTTTTAACTTTTTTCTATACCGATGTCTTCGGCCTGACGCCCGCGCTGGTCGGAACCATGTTCCTCGCCCTGCGCGTTTTTGATGCCATTTCCGACCCGATCATGGGGGTGCTGGCCGACCGTACCCAAAGCCGCTGGGGACGCTTTCGCCCCTGGCAGCTGTGGATCGCCGTACCTATCGGCGTGATTGGCGTCCTGACCTTCACCGTCCCTGATGCCAGCATGGGAGTAAAAATCGCCTGGGCATTTGGTACCTATCTGCTGCTGTCGGTGAGCTACACCGCGATTAACGTACCGTACTGCGCATTGATCAACACTATGACCACGCGCCACAGCGAGGTGATCTCGTGCCAGTCCTGGCGCTTCGTTCTGTGCGGCGTGGCGGGTTTTTTGGTCTCCGTTGGGCTACCGTGGCTGGTTACCGCGCTCGGTCAGGGCAACACCGCCCAGGGCTATCAGTACGGCGTCGGCGTGCTGTGCGCTATTGCGGTGGTGATGTTCCTGTGCTGCTTCTTCTGGGTTCGCGAGCGCGTCTCGCTGGACATGATGGGTAAATTTACCCTGCGCGAGCATATCGCCGGGCTGCGTAAAAACGACCAGTTGCTGCTGATGCTGGTGATGTCATTCCTGCTGATCAACGTCTTTAATATTCGCGGTGGCGGCTACATGTACTTCATCACCTACGTCCTTGAGGGGTCCACCGGCTATACCTCATTATTTTTCACCATGGTGACCTTCGCATCGATTGGCGGTTCCGTCATCATCAACCTGCTGTCGCGCCGCTTTGATACCGTCAAACTCTACTACTACACCAACCTGGTGCTGGCCGCGCTGGCCGTTGCGATGTGGTTTTTACCGACCGGCCCGGCATATCAGACCCTGTGGCTAATGGTGATCCTCGGCAACGGCATTATTCTTGGCTTCACCCTGCCGCTGCACTTCTCGCTGATGGCTTTCTCCGATGATTACGGTGAGTGGAAAACCGGCGTGCGCTCTTCCGGCATGAACTTCGCCTTTAACCTGTTCTTCATCAAGCTGGCATGGGCCTCCAGCGCCGGTATTATCAGCCTGATTTTTATCTACGTGGCCTATCAGCCGGGGGCCGGCAATCAGACCGCTCTGTCGCTGGCCGGGATCTCCTCAATGGAAACCCTGCTGCCCGCCCTGTTCCACCTGCTGCTGGCCTTCTCGATCCGCGCCTGCAAACTCAATAATCCGATGATGGCGCGCATTGCCACTGACCTGCGCACGCGTCACGTTCAGTCTTAA
- the feoC gene encoding [Fe-S]-dependent transcriptional repressor FeoC, with the protein MASLIEVRDMLALQGRMEAAQLSARLRTPQPMIDAMLGRLEAMGKAVKVTEDADGCLSGSCKSCPEGKACLREWWSLR; encoded by the coding sequence ATGGCGTCGTTAATTGAGGTTCGCGATATGCTGGCCCTGCAAGGGCGGATGGAGGCAGCGCAGTTGAGCGCCCGCCTGCGTACGCCGCAGCCGATGATCGACGCCATGCTGGGCCGCCTGGAGGCGATGGGTAAAGCAGTAAAAGTGACCGAAGATGCTGATGGCTGTCTTTCCGGAAGCTGCAAAAGCTGCCCGGAAGGCAAGGCCTGCCTGCGGGAGTGGTGGTCGCTGCGCTGA
- the trmL gene encoding tRNA (uridine(34)/cytosine(34)/5-carboxymethylaminomethyluridine(34)-2'-O)-methyltransferase TrmL, producing MLNIILFEPEIPPNTGNIIRLCANTGFNLHIIEPMGFAWDDKRLRRAGLDYHEFAAVQRHANYAAFVERAKPQRLFALTTKGTPAHSAVSYQDGDFLMFGPETRGLPASILDALPAAQKIRIPMMPDSRSMNLSNAVSVVVYEAWRQLGYPGAVLRS from the coding sequence ATGCTTAACATCATCTTATTCGAACCAGAAATCCCGCCGAACACCGGGAATATTATCCGCCTGTGCGCTAACACTGGCTTCAATCTACACATCATCGAACCGATGGGCTTTGCCTGGGACGATAAGCGCCTTCGCCGCGCCGGGCTGGATTACCACGAGTTCGCCGCCGTTCAGCGTCATGCTAATTATGCGGCATTTGTGGAACGCGCAAAGCCGCAGCGTCTGTTTGCCCTAACCACCAAAGGTACGCCAGCGCACAGCGCGGTGAGCTATCAGGACGGTGATTTTTTGATGTTTGGCCCGGAAACCCGCGGACTGCCTGCCAGTATTCTTGACGCCCTACCCGCAGCGCAAAAAATCCGTATTCCGATGATGCCGGACAGCCGCAGCATGAACCTGTCAAATGCGGTGTCGGTGGTGGTGTATGAAGCCTGGCGCCAACTGGGGTATCCAGGCGCAGTATTACGCAGCTGA
- the lldR gene encoding transcriptional regulator LldR, whose amino-acid sequence MIVMPKRLTDDVVRRVRTLIEEQNLEAGMRLPAERQLAAQLGVSRNSLREALAMLVNEGVLLSRRGGGTFVRWQHEQWSEQNIVQPLKTLLADDPDYSFDILEARHAIEASTAWHAAMRATEAEKEKIRLCFEATLSEDPDLASQADVRFHLAIAEASHNVVLLQTMRGFFDLLQSSVKESRQRMYLVPPVFARLTEQHQAVMEAIIAGDPEGARQAMMAHLGFVHATIKRFDEDQARQARITRLPGDHNDNSRENL is encoded by the coding sequence GTGATAGTGATGCCAAAACGCCTTACCGACGACGTTGTTCGTCGCGTGCGGACGCTGATTGAAGAACAAAACCTGGAGGCGGGCATGCGATTGCCTGCCGAACGCCAGCTCGCCGCTCAGCTTGGCGTCTCGCGCAATTCACTGCGTGAAGCGCTGGCGATGCTGGTGAATGAGGGGGTGCTGCTCAGCCGTCGCGGCGGCGGCACTTTTGTCCGCTGGCAGCACGAACAATGGTCGGAGCAAAATATCGTTCAGCCGCTGAAAACGCTGCTCGCCGACGACCCCGACTACAGTTTCGATATCCTCGAAGCCCGCCACGCCATCGAGGCCAGCACTGCCTGGCATGCAGCGATGCGGGCGACTGAGGCCGAGAAAGAGAAAATCCGCCTCTGTTTTGAAGCGACCCTGAGTGAAGACCCGGATCTGGCCTCGCAGGCCGACGTGCGTTTCCATCTGGCGATTGCCGAAGCCTCGCACAACGTGGTGCTGCTGCAAACCATGCGCGGCTTTTTCGACCTCTTACAATCCTCGGTCAAGGAGAGCCGCCAACGGATGTACCTCGTCCCGCCGGTCTTCGCTCGCCTGACCGAACAGCACCAGGCGGTGATGGAGGCAATTATCGCCGGCGATCCTGAAGGTGCCAGGCAGGCGATGATGGCCCATTTGGGCTTTGTCCACGCCACGATCAAACGTTTTGATGAAGACCAGGCCCGCCAGGCGCGAATTACCCGCCTGCCCGGTGACCATAACGACAATTCCAGGGAGAACTTGTGA
- the lldP gene encoding L-lactate permease, which produces MNLWQQNYDPAGNIWLSSLIASLPILFFFFALIKLKLKGYVAATWTVLIALSVALLFYKMPVDHALASVIYGFFYGLWPIAWIIIAAVFVYKISVKTGQFDIIRSSILSITPDQRLQMLIVGFSFGAFLEGAAGFGAPVAITAALLVGLGFNPLYAAGLCLIVNTAPVAFGAMGIPILVAGQVTGLDSFEIGQMVGRQLPFLTIIVLFWIMAIMDGWRGVKETWPAVMVAGGSFAIAQYLSSNFLGPELPDIISSLVSLVCLTLFLKRWQPVRIFRFGDMGASQVDMTLARTRYTPGQVVRAWSPFLFLTATVTLWSVPPFKALFAPGGAMYDFVINISVPFLDKMVARMPPVVSEATPYAAVYKFDWLSATGTAILFAALLSIVWLRMKPKDAISTFGSTLKELALPIYSIGMVLAFAFISNYSGLSSTLALALAHTGHAFTFFSPFLGWLGVFLTGSDTSSNALFAALQATAAQQIGVSDILLVAANTTGGVTGKMISPQSIAIACAAVGLVGKESDLFRFTVKHSLIFTCMVGVITTLQAYVLTWMIP; this is translated from the coding sequence ATGAACCTCTGGCAACAAAATTACGATCCGGCCGGTAATATCTGGCTATCGAGCCTCATCGCATCGCTACCAATTCTGTTTTTCTTTTTTGCCCTGATTAAGCTCAAGCTGAAGGGGTACGTCGCCGCCACCTGGACCGTGCTAATTGCGCTATCCGTCGCTCTGCTGTTCTACAAAATGCCGGTTGACCATGCACTGGCTTCCGTCATTTACGGTTTCTTCTACGGCCTGTGGCCCATCGCGTGGATTATCATCGCCGCGGTGTTCGTCTATAAAATCTCGGTGAAAACCGGGCAGTTCGACATTATCCGTTCATCGATTTTGTCGATTACCCCGGACCAGCGCCTGCAAATGCTCATCGTCGGCTTCTCCTTCGGCGCGTTTCTTGAGGGAGCCGCTGGTTTTGGCGCTCCGGTCGCCATTACCGCTGCATTGCTGGTAGGACTTGGCTTTAACCCGCTATATGCCGCTGGCCTGTGCCTGATCGTCAACACCGCACCGGTGGCGTTTGGCGCGATGGGCATTCCGATTCTGGTCGCCGGGCAGGTTACGGGGCTGGACAGCTTTGAAATCGGCCAGATGGTTGGCCGCCAACTGCCGTTCCTGACCATCATCGTGCTATTCTGGATCATGGCGATTATGGACGGCTGGCGCGGCGTCAAAGAGACCTGGCCTGCGGTTATGGTCGCCGGAGGCTCTTTTGCCATCGCTCAGTACCTCAGCTCTAACTTCCTCGGCCCGGAGCTGCCGGATATCATCTCTTCTCTGGTATCACTGGTCTGCCTGACGCTGTTCCTCAAACGCTGGCAACCGGTACGCATCTTCCGCTTCGGCGATATGGGCGCATCGCAGGTCGATATGACTCTGGCGCGCACTCGCTACACGCCGGGACAGGTTGTCCGCGCATGGTCACCGTTCCTGTTCCTGACCGCCACCGTGACTCTGTGGAGCGTGCCGCCGTTCAAAGCGCTGTTCGCTCCGGGCGGCGCAATGTACGACTTTGTCATTAATATTTCCGTGCCGTTCCTCGACAAGATGGTGGCCCGCATGCCGCCAGTGGTCAGCGAAGCCACGCCGTATGCCGCGGTCTATAAGTTCGACTGGCTCTCCGCCACCGGTACCGCCATTCTGTTCGCCGCGCTGCTTTCCATCGTCTGGCTGCGCATGAAGCCGAAAGACGCGATCTCGACCTTCGGCAGCACGCTGAAGGAACTGGCGCTGCCGATTTACTCCATCGGTATGGTGCTGGCGTTCGCCTTTATTTCCAACTATTCCGGGCTATCCTCAACTCTGGCCCTCGCGCTGGCGCACACTGGCCACGCGTTTACTTTCTTCTCGCCGTTCCTCGGCTGGCTGGGAGTATTCCTGACCGGTTCGGATACATCGTCTAATGCGCTGTTTGCCGCGCTACAGGCCACCGCAGCTCAACAGATTGGCGTCTCCGATATCCTGCTGGTCGCCGCAAACACCACCGGCGGCGTGACCGGCAAAATGATTTCGCCGCAGTCCATCGCCATCGCCTGTGCGGCGGTCGGTCTGGTGGGTAAAGAGTCTGACCTGTTCCGCTTTACCGTGAAGCACAGCCTGATTTTCACCTGTATGGTCGGCGTGATCACCACGCTGCAGGCGTATGTCTTAACCTGGATGATTCCGTGA
- a CDS encoding helix-turn-helix domain-containing protein codes for MLELSMSLPIKVQNGGLFISRGIGSHPARQLHSWEIIFVEKGTLAIREGSEVFSVNAGESLLLWPQRLHVGVGQFPADLKFYWLHFEVKSGESGSLPEPLLSIPQQTRVSEPQYIISLFRQFLREQENIHRSVALELILLLILQQISAAASEQPADSPGNALAWKAQQIIHTQFHLPISASTLAHELHCNADYLGRVYRHAFRLTLTEALHRQRVRAAEKLLISDSLSLTEVAMKCGFNDVGYFRKIFRKHTSLTPAAWKRRYCKEHINSA; via the coding sequence ATGCTTGAATTATCCATGTCTCTTCCGATTAAGGTGCAGAACGGCGGGCTGTTTATTTCCCGCGGCATTGGTAGTCATCCGGCACGCCAACTTCACTCCTGGGAAATAATCTTTGTGGAAAAAGGGACATTAGCGATTCGCGAAGGGAGCGAAGTTTTTAGCGTCAATGCCGGGGAAAGTTTGCTGCTCTGGCCGCAGCGTTTACATGTTGGCGTGGGGCAATTTCCGGCGGACCTAAAGTTTTATTGGCTGCATTTTGAAGTGAAATCTGGTGAAAGCGGTTCTCTACCTGAACCGTTGCTTTCGATCCCGCAGCAAACGCGAGTCAGCGAACCGCAGTATATTATTTCGCTGTTCCGGCAATTCTTACGCGAACAGGAAAATATTCATCGCAGCGTGGCGCTGGAATTGATCCTGTTGTTGATTTTGCAGCAAATTTCGGCGGCGGCCAGCGAGCAGCCCGCCGATAGCCCCGGCAATGCGCTGGCGTGGAAAGCGCAACAAATTATTCATACTCAGTTTCATCTGCCCATTTCCGCCTCAACGCTGGCGCATGAACTGCACTGCAACGCCGATTATCTGGGGCGCGTTTATCGCCATGCTTTCCGACTGACGTTAACCGAAGCGCTGCATCGCCAGCGGGTAAGGGCGGCGGAAAAGCTGCTCATTAGCGATTCGCTATCGCTGACTGAAGTGGCGATGAAATGTGGATTTAACGACGTGGGCTACTTTCGCAAGATATTCCGCAAGCACACCAGCCTGACCCCGGCGGCGTGGAAGCGTCGTTACTGCAAAGAGCATATTAATTCGGCGTAG